From Candidatus Eisenbacteria bacterium, the proteins below share one genomic window:
- a CDS encoding molybdopterin oxidoreductase: MSAAQSAAQAVTIQTLRDRVKPIAVPLGVRAMFGLLLLLGVGTFVIEIRSDPTRAYAAFLIGYWYFMALGLAGTFFTALHYLVGATWSVVVRRVAEAFSSYLPMAFLLLLVLFLGIPHLYVWSTQLATEGGHALDPWKGRYLSTPFFAARNIVILALWCLFSWYFVRNSIRQDQTGDPNLTRSSIKVSAVFILLFALTVTIAAFDLLMSLEPTWYSTIFGVYCFAGLWQSGLAAITIVVVLLRRQGALNGVINRYHYWDLGKYMFAFSVFWMYIAFSQFMLIWYANLPEEIEYMIHRTFTGWGGVGIALGTLKFVIPFFALLHQRMKENEIVLLTVAACILIGQWVDLYWLILPAFSPQAVVLGWTEIGITLGFLGLFGLCLVRFFSRHPVAAAGDPQFESSVRFHG; this comes from the coding sequence ATGAGCGCGGCCCAGTCGGCGGCGCAAGCCGTGACCATCCAGACGCTCCGGGATCGGGTCAAGCCGATCGCGGTGCCGCTCGGCGTCCGCGCGATGTTCGGCCTGCTTCTCCTGCTCGGGGTCGGGACGTTCGTGATCGAGATCCGCTCCGATCCGACCCGCGCGTACGCCGCGTTCCTGATCGGGTATTGGTATTTCATGGCGCTGGGGCTGGCCGGTACCTTCTTCACGGCGCTCCACTACCTCGTCGGGGCAACGTGGAGCGTGGTCGTGCGGCGCGTGGCAGAGGCATTCTCCTCGTACCTCCCGATGGCCTTCCTCCTCCTCCTGGTGCTCTTCCTGGGCATTCCGCACCTCTACGTGTGGTCGACCCAGCTCGCGACCGAGGGGGGGCATGCTCTCGATCCCTGGAAGGGGCGGTATCTCTCGACGCCCTTCTTCGCGGCACGGAACATCGTCATCCTCGCGCTCTGGTGCCTCTTCTCGTGGTATTTCGTGCGAAACTCGATCCGCCAGGACCAGACCGGCGATCCGAACCTCACGAGGTCGAGCATTAAGGTGTCCGCGGTGTTCATCCTCCTGTTCGCGCTGACCGTCACGATCGCCGCCTTCGATCTGCTCATGTCCCTCGAGCCGACCTGGTACAGCACGATCTTCGGCGTCTACTGCTTCGCCGGGCTCTGGCAGAGCGGGCTCGCGGCGATCACGATCGTCGTCGTGCTCCTGCGACGCCAGGGCGCGCTGAACGGGGTGATCAACCGGTACCATTACTGGGATCTGGGCAAGTACATGTTCGCCTTCTCGGTTTTCTGGATGTACATCGCCTTCTCCCAGTTCATGCTGATCTGGTACGCGAACCTCCCGGAGGAGATCGAGTACATGATCCACCGGACGTTCACCGGGTGGGGAGGGGTTGGAATCGCGCTTGGGACGCTCAAGTTCGTGATCCCCTTCTTCGCGCTCCTGCATCAGAGAATGAAGGAGAACGAGATCGTGCTGCTGACGGTCGCCGCGTGCATCCTGATCGGCCAGTGGGTCGATCTCTACTGGCTGATCCTGCCCGCGTTCTCGCCCCAGGCGGTCGTTCTGGGATGGACCGAGATCGGAATCACGCTCGGCTTCCTCGGCCTCTTCGGATTGTGTCTGGTCCGGTTCTTCTCGCGCCACCCGGTCGCGGCCGCCGGTGATCCCCAATTCGAATCGAGCGTGAGGTTCCACGGATGA
- a CDS encoding cytochrome c, whose protein sequence is MSRRAAWGGRMTGAAGIALIAMAAAGCSHQKQETAIEYMPDMAYQARVGAQHEDPLRPGMSVMRNPVEGTVPRGYTPYRYTPADSLIAQQELQNPLPRTAETLERGQRVYMTTCVVCHGPQGDGHGYIVPPFPMPPTLHSDKVRGWPDGRIFHVISVGQNLMPSYASQILPEDRWAVIDYVRALERSHRPLPSDLAGTAGAADSTGGKP, encoded by the coding sequence GTGTCTAGGCGCGCGGCGTGGGGCGGCAGGATGACCGGCGCGGCGGGAATCGCGCTGATCGCGATGGCGGCGGCCGGCTGCTCCCACCAGAAGCAGGAGACCGCGATCGAGTACATGCCCGACATGGCCTATCAGGCGCGGGTCGGGGCGCAGCACGAGGATCCGCTCCGCCCCGGGATGTCCGTCATGCGAAACCCGGTCGAGGGGACCGTGCCGAGAGGCTACACGCCGTACCGGTACACGCCGGCCGACAGCCTCATCGCCCAGCAGGAGCTTCAGAATCCCCTCCCGCGAACCGCCGAGACGCTCGAGCGCGGACAGAGGGTCTACATGACGACGTGCGTCGTCTGCCACGGACCGCAGGGGGATGGCCACGGCTACATCGTTCCGCCCTTCCCGATGCCGCCGACGCTCCACTCGGACAAGGTCCGCGGATGGCCGGACGGGCGGATCTTCCACGTCATTTCGGTGGGCCAGAATCTCATGCCCTCCTACGCGTCTCAGATTCTGCCCGAGGATCGGTGGGCGGTGATCGACTACGTGCGCGCGCTCGAGCGGTCGCACCGGCCCCTGCCGTCGGATCTGGCCGGCACCGCCGGTGCCGCGGACTCGACCGGAGGGAAGCCATGA
- a CDS encoding c-type cytochrome produces the protein MSHEPTPHGSPDTGPAADAAVSSALAKAQFFVTGLILAVVATLAYMAGMQSAKGGGHGTGEGGMATPAAKVDVSSLLKPTPELLARGKTVFQINCASCHGNTGHGDGPAAAALNPKPRNFTEGYWKFGGGLARVVRTISEGSPGTAMASFTTLPLEDRIAVAHHERSLSPKPEEDKPEDLAWLMPAGQPKGGGAEASSTGVAAGTTPAGPSIPIERAIAALAEAEPPIGAAVTPEPGPGADLYAQRCASCHGAAGQGGVRVRMLGSAPYAYVATRSLGDARGDWTTNSAAFERVTLSGIPGFVMPANGDLSRDDVRDLYAYTQKLHARLELAARSGS, from the coding sequence ATGAGCCACGAGCCCACCCCGCACGGCTCGCCCGACACCGGTCCAGCGGCCGACGCCGCCGTATCCTCAGCCCTGGCGAAGGCTCAGTTCTTCGTCACCGGCCTCATCCTGGCCGTCGTGGCGACCCTCGCCTACATGGCCGGCATGCAGTCGGCGAAGGGCGGGGGCCACGGCACCGGAGAGGGAGGGATGGCGACCCCGGCGGCGAAGGTCGACGTCTCGAGCCTCCTCAAGCCGACGCCCGAGCTCCTCGCCCGCGGGAAGACAGTCTTTCAGATCAATTGCGCCTCCTGCCACGGGAACACCGGTCACGGCGACGGCCCGGCGGCGGCGGCGCTCAACCCGAAGCCGCGGAACTTCACGGAAGGCTACTGGAAATTCGGCGGCGGGCTCGCCCGGGTGGTCCGCACCATCAGCGAAGGCTCCCCGGGTACCGCGATGGCCTCGTTCACGACGCTCCCGCTCGAGGACCGCATCGCGGTGGCGCACCACGAACGATCGCTCTCCCCGAAGCCCGAGGAGGACAAGCCCGAGGATCTCGCCTGGCTGATGCCGGCCGGTCAGCCCAAAGGCGGCGGCGCGGAGGCTTCCTCGACCGGAGTGGCGGCCGGAACGACTCCGGCGGGCCCGTCGATCCCGATCGAGAGGGCGATCGCCGCGCTCGCGGAGGCCGAGCCCCCGATCGGCGCCGCTGTCACGCCGGAGCCGGGTCCCGGCGCGGATCTCTACGCCCAGCGCTGCGCGTCCTGCCACGGAGCGGCCGGCCAGGGAGGCGTCCGGGTGCGGATGCTCGGATCGGCGCCTTACGCCTACGTCGCCACGCGGAGCCTCGGCGACGCGCGCGGCGATTGGACGACCAACTCCGCCGCGTTCGAGAGGGTTACACTATCGGGCATTCCCGGCTTCGTCATGCCGGCGAACGGCGATCTGTCGCGCGATGACGTGCGCGACCTCTACGCCTACACCCAGAAGCTGCACGCGCGCCTCGAGCTCGCGGCGCGAAGCGGGAGCTGA